From a region of the Cucumis sativus cultivar 9930 chromosome 6, Cucumber_9930_V3, whole genome shotgun sequence genome:
- the LOC101206506 gene encoding uncharacterized protein LOC101206506, with protein MANLIGDDIDEISRYVSDVPPAHYTVKIESFSLLTKNSVDQFESGEFEAGGYKWKLVLHPHGDKSKNGNDHISLYLEIAGTDSLQPSWEVFVVYRLFLLDQNKDNYLTVEDGKWKPRRFRGMKKQWGFDKYISLKEFKESSNGYLVDDVCVFGAEVFVCKENFKGGKGECLSMIKSPVTYKHVWKIDNFSKLDAESYESKIFNAGDKKWKIRVYPKGHGSGEGSHLSPYLELADPAALHPATKIYAEVTLRLQDQIYSKHHSGKVSYWFSASNPEVGGPRFILLDNFKQPNIGFLVKDAFIVEAEVSIIGVANAFS; from the exons ATGGCCAATCTCATTGGTGACGATATAGACG AGATCTCAAGATATGTTTCCGATGTCCCGCCTGCTCATTACACAGTCAAGATAGAGTCCTTTTCATTGTTAACAAAGAACTCGGTGGATCAGTTTGAATCCGGGGAGTTCGAGGCAGGTGGCTACAAATG GAAATTGGTACTCCATCCACATGGTGACAAAAGCAAGAATGGGAATGACCACATCTCTCTCTATTTAGAGATTGCGGGGACTGATTCCCTCCAACCGAGTTGGGAAGTGTTCGTTGTTTACCGACTCTTTTTGCTCGATCAGAACAAGGATAACTACCTCACAGTTGAAG ATGGCAAGTGGAAGCCGAGGCGGTTTCGAGGAATGAAGAAACAATGGGGTTTCGATAAATACATTAGCCTAAAAGAATTCAAGGAGTCCTCCAACGGGTATCTGGTAGATGATGTCTGTGTGTTTGGAGCTGAGGTTTTTGTCTGCAAGGAAAATTTCAAAGGAGGCAAGGGGGAatgtttatcaatgataaagaGTCCCGTTACTTACAAGCATGTTTGGAAAATTGACAACTTCTCCAAGTTAGATGCTGAGAGCTATGagtccaaaattttcaacgcAGGGGATAAAAAATG GAAAATTCGAGTGTATCCAAAGGGCCATGGCAGTGGTGAAGGCAGCCATCTTTCCCCATATCTGGAACTGGCAGATCCTGCTGCGCTGCATCCTGCAACCAAAATATATGCAGAGGTAACGTTGCGCCTGCAAGATCAGATTTACTCAAAGCATCATTCtggaaaag TTTCATATTGGTTTAGTGCGTCAAACCCAGAAGTTGGGGGCCCAAGATTCATTCTCTTAGACAATTTCAAACAACCTAACATCGGTTTTCTGGTGAAGGACGCTTTCATTGTTGAAGCAGAGGTCAGCATCATTGGAGTGGCCAATGCATTCTCTTGA